One Chitinophagaceae bacterium C216 genomic window carries:
- the ysdC gene encoding Putative aminopeptidase YsdC has protein sequence MAKSTNTKKKTTQKQVITPTSLQFLKDYINTPSPVGFESAGQKVWLDYLKPYIDEYFTDPYGTAVGVINPGQPFKVVIEAHADEISWFVNYINESGLLFLKRNGGVDHLIAPGQRVYVHGKKGIVKGVFGWPAIHTRIGKDNETQPKVENLCIDCGVRSKKEVEALGIHIGAVVTYQDGFDELANDFYVGRAFDNRAGGFMIAEVARLIKENKKKLPYSLYIVNAVQEEIGLRGAEMIARRIKPDVAIITDVTHDTNHFLINKKIEGDISCSKGPSLAYGPAIHNKLLAFVEKIAEEKNIPVQWRALSRSTGTDTDSFAYANDGCPSVLISLPLRYMHTTVEMVHKDDIENTIRLMYETLLQLSPKTNLKYL, from the coding sequence ATGGCAAAGTCTACAAATACGAAAAAGAAAACCACTCAAAAACAAGTTATTACACCAACCTCACTACAATTCCTCAAAGATTACATCAATACCCCTTCTCCGGTAGGTTTTGAAAGTGCAGGTCAGAAGGTATGGTTGGACTATCTGAAACCCTATATTGATGAATATTTTACTGACCCTTATGGAACAGCTGTAGGTGTTATCAATCCCGGCCAGCCTTTTAAAGTAGTTATCGAGGCGCATGCCGATGAAATTAGTTGGTTTGTAAACTATATTAACGAAAGTGGACTATTATTCCTAAAAAGAAACGGTGGCGTAGACCATCTAATTGCACCAGGTCAGCGGGTATATGTGCATGGCAAAAAAGGCATCGTAAAAGGTGTATTTGGATGGCCGGCTATTCATACCCGTATTGGCAAGGATAATGAGACCCAGCCTAAAGTAGAAAACCTGTGTATCGATTGTGGCGTACGTAGCAAAAAAGAGGTAGAAGCCCTAGGGATTCATATCGGAGCGGTAGTTACTTATCAAGACGGCTTTGATGAACTGGCCAATGATTTCTATGTAGGTCGGGCATTCGATAATCGTGCAGGTGGTTTTATGATTGCTGAAGTAGCTAGATTGATTAAAGAAAACAAAAAGAAGCTCCCTTATAGCTTGTATATTGTAAATGCCGTTCAGGAAGAAATTGGATTACGCGGAGCAGAGATGATTGCGCGCCGTATTAAACCCGATGTGGCTATCATTACCGATGTTACACACGATACTAATCACTTCTTAATCAATAAAAAAATAGAAGGAGATATTTCCTGCAGTAAAGGTCCGTCACTGGCTTATGGTCCGGCTATTCATAACAAACTCTTAGCCTTTGTGGAGAAAATTGCGGAAGAGAAAAATATCCCTGTGCAATGGCGAGCATTAAGCCGTAGCACTGGTACTGACACCGACTCATTTGCTTATGCCAACGATGGATGTCCTTCTGTATTGATTTCATTACCATTGCGCTACATGCATACTACAGTAGAAATGGTGCATAAAGATGATATCGAAAATACCATAAGGCTTATGTACGAAACTTTGCTGCAGTTAAGCCCAAAAACAAATCTAAAATACTTGTAG
- the gltB gene encoding Ferredoxin-dependent glutamate synthase 1, translating to MTKNKGLYDPAFERDACGIGFVANIKGNKNHQTISDALTILENMEHRGACGCEANTGDGAGIMIQIPHEFFYDECLHLGITLPAIEEYAVGMVFFPKESRTREECRDIFNRAAEKLGMRVIHWRKVPVNNSDIGPSALEVEPTIEQVFVERPAGVKTAIEFERKLFVLRKYATHITSNAVKKDPIGFYIASLSCRTLIYKGQLTSHQVREYFPDLSDKRVVSAFGLVHSRFATNTFPSWRLAQPFRFIAHNGEINTLQGNLNWLRSAESSFESPLFSDEEMDMLVPIVSNDQSDSACLDNMIELLYLTGRSLPHVMMMLIPEAWDGNEDMDPVKKAFYEFHACLMEPWDGPASISFTDGKIIGATLDRNGLRPSRYCVTNDGRVIMGSETGALPVDQSIVIEKGRLQPGRMFLVDMEQGRIISDDELKRDICSRKPYGEWLNKYKIRLHELPEPRVMFSDLSSEQIFKYQKAFGYTSEDIENIIMPMATDGKEPVGSMGVDAPLAVLSDQPQHLSHYFKQLFAQVTNPPIDPIRERMVMSLATFVGNNGSLLIEDEKDCHVVALKQPVLTNYELEKLRSIDTGSFQAKTLQCYFVADGKPGSLRRALDRLCRYAEDAVNDGFEVLVLQDRAIDGQHAAIPSLLAVSAVHHHLIRKGLRGKVGLVVEAGDVWEVHHYACLLGFGATAINPYLALSTIKLLKETGKIKTDKSVEELEKNYIKAVNEGLLKVFSKMGISTLQSYQGAQIFEIIGINKDVVNTYFTNATSRIEGMGLDEIAREALAKHSFAFTRKQLPVDMLPTGGFYQWKRKGEAHLFNPQTIHLLQYSTRMGDYNLFKKFTKLIDEQSKKAITLRSLLDFKRTRPSIPIEEVEPAENIYKRFATGAMSFGSISWEAHTTLAIAMNRLGGKSNTGEGGEDEIRYKPLENGDSMRSAIKQVASGRFGVTSLYLTEADELQIKMAQGAKPGEGGQLPGHKVDEWIGRTRHSTPGVGLISPPPHHDIYSIEDLAQLIHDLKHANRHARINVKLVSKAGVGTIAAGVTKAKADVVLISGHDGGTGASPLSSIRHAGLPWELGLAETQQTLVKNKLRSRVVLQTDGQLRSGRDIIIATMLGAEEWGIATAALVVEGCIMMRKCHLNTCPVGIATQDPDLRKRFSGTVEAVVNFFKFLTQEVRELMAELGFRTIDEMVGQVDELKVREGIDHWKYKNLDLSPILYKEPAEEGVAIYHCEEQDHGLDSIIDWKFIEAAKPALENGTPVKASFDIVNTDRAAGTVLSHELTKKYRDAGLPEDTIHLQLKGTAGQSFGAFCNQGITLELEGDANDYFGKGLSGAKLIIYPNKKAGFVPEENSIIGNVAFYGATSGEAYIRGKAGERFAVRNSGAIVVVEGVGDHGCEYMTGGRAIILGETGRNFAAGMSGGIAYIYDAAQKFARNCNMEMVELDPLEADDVTFLQQYIERHYKYTESTVAKFILDDFENQLKNFVKVYPTEYKKVMQARVAQKQTA from the coding sequence ATGACAAAAAACAAAGGTCTCTATGACCCCGCCTTCGAGCGCGACGCATGTGGTATTGGTTTTGTCGCCAATATTAAAGGTAACAAGAACCATCAAACTATTTCAGACGCGCTTACGATTTTAGAAAATATGGAGCATCGAGGAGCCTGTGGTTGTGAAGCCAACACAGGTGATGGGGCAGGAATTATGATTCAGATCCCCCATGAATTTTTCTACGATGAATGTCTCCACTTAGGTATTACACTCCCTGCTATTGAAGAGTATGCTGTAGGTATGGTATTCTTCCCTAAAGAATCACGAACACGAGAAGAATGCCGCGACATCTTCAACAGGGCTGCTGAAAAGTTGGGCATGCGTGTTATACACTGGCGCAAGGTGCCGGTAAATAACTCAGACATTGGCCCTAGCGCCCTAGAGGTCGAGCCTACTATCGAGCAGGTTTTTGTAGAGCGTCCTGCTGGTGTAAAAACAGCCATCGAGTTCGAACGTAAGCTGTTTGTATTACGCAAGTACGCAACCCACATTACCAGTAACGCAGTTAAGAAAGATCCCATTGGTTTCTACATAGCATCTCTATCATGCCGCACCTTAATTTATAAGGGGCAGCTTACTAGCCATCAGGTACGTGAATACTTTCCTGATCTTTCCGATAAACGTGTAGTAAGTGCATTTGGATTAGTACACTCTAGGTTTGCGACCAATACATTCCCATCTTGGAGATTGGCACAACCTTTCCGCTTTATTGCACACAACGGAGAGATTAATACCTTACAAGGTAATCTAAACTGGTTACGCTCCGCTGAGTCCAGCTTCGAATCGCCTTTGTTTAGCGACGAAGAAATGGATATGCTGGTACCTATCGTGAGCAACGATCAGAGCGACTCTGCATGTTTAGATAATATGATAGAGCTGCTGTATCTGACCGGCCGTTCATTACCCCATGTAATGATGATGCTAATACCTGAAGCATGGGATGGTAATGAAGACATGGATCCAGTAAAGAAAGCCTTCTATGAGTTCCATGCCTGCTTGATGGAACCATGGGATGGCCCGGCTTCTATCTCATTCACCGACGGGAAAATCATCGGTGCTACACTGGATAGGAACGGCTTACGCCCATCGCGCTACTGCGTTACTAACGATGGACGTGTAATCATGGGTTCCGAAACAGGAGCTTTACCGGTAGATCAGAGTATCGTAATAGAAAAAGGAAGATTGCAGCCTGGCAGAATGTTCCTAGTGGATATGGAACAGGGCCGCATTATTAGCGACGATGAACTAAAACGCGATATCTGCTCCAGAAAGCCTTATGGCGAATGGCTGAACAAATATAAAATCCGTTTGCATGAGCTTCCTGAGCCTCGCGTAATGTTCAGCGATCTTAGTTCTGAACAAATCTTTAAATATCAAAAAGCATTTGGTTATACCTCAGAAGATATAGAAAACATCATCATGCCTATGGCTACCGATGGTAAAGAGCCGGTAGGATCCATGGGTGTAGATGCTCCGCTCGCTGTATTGAGCGATCAACCTCAACATTTAAGTCATTACTTTAAACAATTATTTGCACAGGTAACCAACCCGCCCATCGATCCTATCCGTGAACGGATGGTAATGTCGTTAGCAACATTCGTGGGTAATAATGGAAGCCTGCTAATTGAAGATGAAAAAGACTGCCACGTTGTGGCACTGAAGCAGCCTGTATTAACCAACTACGAGCTGGAGAAGTTGCGCAGTATCGATACAGGAAGCTTCCAGGCCAAAACCCTGCAGTGTTACTTCGTAGCCGATGGTAAGCCCGGATCTTTACGCCGTGCATTGGACCGATTGTGCCGTTATGCCGAAGATGCAGTAAATGACGGCTTCGAGGTATTGGTATTGCAAGACCGCGCTATCGATGGTCAGCATGCTGCGATCCCTTCGCTGCTCGCAGTTTCGGCAGTGCATCATCACCTTATCAGAAAAGGCCTGCGTGGAAAAGTAGGTTTAGTTGTTGAAGCCGGTGATGTATGGGAAGTACACCACTATGCATGTTTGCTGGGCTTTGGTGCTACCGCCATCAATCCTTACTTGGCACTTTCTACAATTAAACTGTTAAAAGAAACCGGTAAGATAAAGACCGATAAATCTGTAGAAGAACTTGAGAAAAATTACATCAAAGCTGTAAATGAAGGATTGTTGAAAGTATTCTCTAAAATGGGAATCTCCACCCTACAGTCCTATCAAGGAGCACAGATATTCGAAATTATCGGTATCAATAAAGATGTAGTAAACACCTACTTTACCAATGCCACTTCACGTATCGAGGGTATGGGCTTGGACGAAATTGCCCGTGAAGCATTGGCAAAACATAGCTTTGCATTCACTCGTAAACAGTTGCCGGTGGACATGCTACCCACTGGAGGTTTCTATCAATGGAAACGCAAAGGTGAAGCCCACTTATTCAATCCGCAAACCATCCACTTGTTGCAGTACTCAACAAGAATGGGCGATTACAACTTGTTTAAGAAGTTCACCAAGCTTATCGATGAGCAAAGCAAAAAAGCAATCACACTCCGCAGTCTGCTCGACTTCAAACGCACGCGTCCTTCTATTCCAATAGAAGAAGTAGAACCTGCTGAAAACATTTATAAAAGGTTCGCTACTGGTGCAATGAGCTTCGGCTCTATCAGCTGGGAAGCACACACTACCTTGGCAATAGCCATGAACAGACTAGGAGGTAAAAGCAATACCGGTGAAGGTGGTGAAGACGAGATTCGTTATAAACCACTTGAAAACGGCGACAGCATGCGTAGTGCTATCAAACAGGTAGCTAGTGGTCGCTTTGGTGTTACCAGCTTGTATCTTACAGAAGCAGATGAACTGCAGATAAAAATGGCTCAGGGTGCAAAACCCGGTGAGGGTGGACAGCTTCCAGGGCATAAAGTGGATGAGTGGATTGGTCGTACCCGACACTCTACTCCGGGTGTAGGATTGATTTCTCCTCCCCCACACCACGATATTTACTCTATTGAAGACTTAGCTCAATTAATACACGATTTGAAGCATGCCAACCGTCATGCACGCATCAATGTAAAACTGGTAAGTAAAGCCGGTGTAGGAACTATTGCTGCAGGGGTAACAAAAGCTAAGGCCGATGTAGTATTAATCTCAGGACACGACGGTGGTACTGGAGCTTCTCCATTAAGCTCTATTCGCCATGCAGGTCTGCCTTGGGAACTGGGTCTGGCCGAAACACAGCAAACCCTGGTGAAAAATAAACTACGCAGTCGTGTAGTATTGCAAACCGATGGTCAGTTACGTAGTGGTCGTGATATCATTATCGCCACCATGCTGGGTGCCGAAGAATGGGGTATAGCTACTGCAGCCCTAGTGGTAGAAGGTTGTATTATGATGCGTAAATGTCATCTGAATACCTGTCCGGTAGGTATCGCCACTCAAGACCCCGATCTTAGAAAACGCTTCTCTGGAACTGTAGAGGCTGTAGTCAACTTCTTCAAGTTCCTGACTCAAGAAGTACGTGAACTGATGGCTGAACTCGGCTTCAGAACTATCGATGAAATGGTAGGTCAGGTAGATGAGCTGAAAGTAAGAGAGGGAATTGATCACTGGAAATATAAAAATCTGGATCTCTCTCCTATTCTTTATAAAGAGCCTGCTGAAGAAGGTGTAGCAATTTATCACTGCGAAGAGCAGGATCATGGTTTGGATTCCATCATCGATTGGAAGTTTATTGAAGCTGCCAAACCGGCGCTGGAAAACGGTACTCCGGTAAAAGCTTCTTTCGATATCGTAAACACCGACCGTGCCGCAGGTACCGTACTGTCGCACGAACTTACCAAAAAGTATCGCGATGCAGGCCTTCCCGAAGATACCATTCACCTGCAACTGAAAGGTACCGCTGGACAAAGCTTCGGAGCCTTCTGTAATCAAGGAATTACGCTGGAGTTAGAAGGCGATGCAAATGACTATTTTGGTAAGGGTTTAAGTGGTGCCAAACTAATCATCTATCCTAATAAAAAAGCAGGATTCGTTCCGGAAGAAAATAGTATTATCGGTAACGTAGCCTTTTATGGAGCTACCAGCGGCGAAGCCTATATCCGTGGAAAAGCCGGTGAAAGATTTGCCGTGCGTAATTCCGGTGCTATAGTAGTTGTGGAAGGCGTGGGTGATCATGGTTGCGAATACATGACCGGAGGTAGAGCCATTATACTGGGCGAAACCGGTAGGAACTTCGCAGCCGGTATGAGCGGTGGTATCGCCTACATTTACGATGCAGCACAAAAGTTTGCTCGTAACTGTAATATGGAAATGGTAGAACTGGATCCCTTAGAAGCGGACGATGTGACTTTCCTACAACAATACATAGAAAGGCACTATAAGTACACCGAAAGTACCGTAGCTAAGTTTATCCTGGACGACTTTGAAAACCAGCTTAAAAACTTTGTAAAGGTATATCCAACCGAGTACAAGAAAGTTATGCAGGCCAGAGTAGCACAAAAACAAACTGCATAA
- the gltD gene encoding Glutamate synthase [NADPH] small chain — MGKPTGFLEFTRELPSKKPVEERIQHYREFVELFPEEKLNNQAARCMDCGIPFCHSGCPLGNVIPEFNDAVYRKDYREAYEILASTNNFPEFTGRICPAPCEMSCVLGINQPPVTIEEIEKHIIEIAFEKGFVTKKVPNVRTGKKVAVIGSGPSGLAAAAQLNYAGHSVTVFERDEQPGGLLRYGIPDFKLEKWVVDRRIALLQEEGVEFRCHANVGVNVKVSDIMRQYDAIVLCGGSTVPRDLPIPGRNLKGVYFAMEFLKQNNKRVAGKDFLAHKDIESNILTEEVLATGKNVVVIGGGDTGSDCVGTSNRHKAASVTQFELLPMPPKERTPSMPWPTYPILLKTTTSHEEGAQRYWSISTKEFIGDENGHLKALKVVDVEWSTPAPSQPARFTEVPGTEREIPCELALLAMGFVHPLHQGLLEELGVELDNRGNVKAEEGKYATNIPKVFTAGDMRRGQSLVVWAISEGRECARKVDEYLMGTSLLESKESSILMNFQ; from the coding sequence ATGGGCAAACCAACAGGATTTTTAGAATTTACTAGGGAGCTTCCTTCCAAAAAGCCGGTGGAGGAGCGAATCCAACACTATCGCGAATTCGTGGAGCTTTTCCCTGAGGAAAAGTTAAACAACCAGGCAGCCCGTTGTATGGACTGTGGCATACCTTTCTGTCATAGTGGTTGCCCGCTCGGAAACGTTATTCCCGAATTTAATGACGCCGTTTATAGAAAAGATTATCGCGAAGCATACGAAATATTAGCATCCACTAATAACTTTCCTGAGTTTACAGGACGCATCTGCCCAGCACCATGTGAAATGAGTTGCGTACTGGGTATCAATCAACCTCCTGTAACCATTGAAGAGATCGAAAAACATATTATCGAAATCGCTTTCGAAAAAGGCTTCGTTACTAAAAAAGTACCTAACGTTAGAACCGGCAAAAAAGTTGCCGTTATCGGTAGCGGACCGTCAGGTCTGGCGGCAGCGGCACAACTGAACTACGCAGGTCACTCTGTAACCGTATTTGAACGCGATGAACAACCCGGAGGTTTATTACGCTATGGTATTCCAGACTTCAAGCTGGAAAAATGGGTGGTAGACCGGCGTATTGCTTTGTTACAGGAGGAAGGAGTAGAATTCAGATGTCACGCTAACGTGGGGGTAAATGTTAAGGTGAGCGATATCATGCGTCAGTACGATGCTATCGTACTTTGCGGTGGCTCTACTGTACCTCGCGATCTTCCTATTCCAGGACGTAACCTGAAAGGTGTTTATTTTGCAATGGAATTCCTGAAGCAAAATAATAAGCGCGTAGCCGGAAAAGATTTCTTAGCACACAAAGACATCGAGAGCAATATTCTTACCGAAGAAGTATTAGCAACCGGTAAAAACGTAGTGGTGATTGGTGGTGGAGATACCGGTAGCGACTGCGTAGGCACCAGCAATCGTCATAAAGCAGCTTCTGTAACACAGTTCGAATTGCTACCCATGCCTCCGAAAGAGAGAACTCCTTCGATGCCATGGCCTACTTATCCCATATTACTTAAAACTACTACCAGCCATGAAGAAGGAGCACAGAGATACTGGAGCATTTCTACCAAAGAGTTCATCGGCGACGAAAACGGGCATCTTAAAGCGTTAAAAGTAGTAGATGTGGAATGGTCTACACCAGCTCCTAGTCAGCCTGCCCGCTTTACCGAAGTTCCGGGAACAGAAAGAGAAATCCCCTGTGAACTGGCGCTGCTGGCCATGGGATTCGTACATCCGCTGCATCAGGGATTATTGGAAGAATTGGGTGTAGAATTGGATAACCGTGGCAACGTAAAAGCTGAAGAAGGGAAATATGCTACTAATATACCTAAGGTATTTACTGCAGGCGATATGCGTCGGGGTCAAAGTCTTGTAGTATGGGCAATCAGCGAAGGACGCGAATGCGCGCGCAAAGTCGACGAATACCTGATGGGTACTTCCCTACTGGAAAGCAAAGAAAGTTCTATACTAATGAATTTTCAATAA
- the ybdL gene encoding Methionine aminotransferase → MKLHSKHSAPRLNIFTSMTNLAREENAYNLSQGLPDYPIAQELHVLLQEAVVNGYNQYAPMQGLVELREMIAQELNERYNTNFCSPHVVTITPGATYGIYTALTALIDKGDEVIYLEPAFDCYLPAIEINGGVPVKVTLDAANGFKMDWQQLADAITEKTKAILINTPHNPTGYVWTKDDWQQLALLIQDRDIYVVSDEVYDSIVYDGYKHVPGFLQEGLQDKVISIYSFGKTFHITGWKVGYCVASKEITEAFRSIHQYLTFSVNTPAQYALAKYLEIYEREAAAKLLQNKRDLLMEGMQQSRFKMLNKSIGTYFQLYDYSAISDIDDVAFAQWLTKEHKVATIPLSAFYKAPQNSKVIRLCFAKEDNVIKAATEALRRV, encoded by the coding sequence ATGAAACTGCATTCGAAACACTCGGCACCTCGCCTGAATATTTTTACGTCCATGACCAACCTTGCGCGTGAGGAAAATGCTTATAATCTCTCGCAAGGGTTGCCTGATTATCCTATAGCGCAGGAGCTGCATGTATTACTACAAGAAGCCGTTGTGAATGGATATAATCAGTATGCTCCCATGCAAGGATTGGTTGAGTTGCGCGAGATGATTGCTCAGGAACTAAATGAACGGTATAATACGAATTTCTGCTCGCCGCATGTGGTGACGATCACGCCAGGGGCTACATATGGTATTTATACTGCGCTTACAGCCTTAATAGATAAAGGTGATGAAGTGATTTATCTGGAACCTGCTTTCGATTGCTATCTTCCAGCTATAGAAATTAACGGTGGGGTACCGGTAAAAGTTACATTAGATGCTGCCAATGGTTTTAAAATGGATTGGCAGCAGCTTGCAGACGCCATCACAGAGAAAACCAAAGCTATACTGATTAATACGCCGCATAATCCTACGGGGTACGTTTGGACGAAAGACGACTGGCAACAGCTGGCATTGTTGATTCAAGACAGGGATATTTATGTGGTTTCGGATGAAGTGTATGACAGTATTGTTTATGATGGATATAAGCATGTTCCCGGATTTTTGCAAGAAGGTTTGCAGGATAAAGTCATTTCTATTTATTCATTCGGTAAAACCTTTCATATTACTGGATGGAAGGTGGGATATTGTGTGGCTTCAAAGGAAATTACAGAGGCATTTCGTTCTATACATCAGTATCTAACTTTTAGTGTTAATACACCTGCCCAGTATGCACTTGCAAAATATTTGGAAATATATGAAAGAGAAGCTGCCGCGAAGTTATTGCAAAACAAAAGGGATTTGCTAATGGAGGGGATGCAACAATCTCGCTTCAAGATGCTCAATAAGAGCATCGGCACTTATTTTCAGTTATATGATTATAGTGCCATTAGTGATATCGATGATGTAGCATTTGCTCAGTGGTTGACTAAGGAGCATAAAGTCGCTACCATACCACTGAGCGCGTTTTATAAAGCTCCACAAAATTCCAAAGTTATTCGTCTTTGCTTTGCAAAGGAAGATAACGTGATAAAGGCTGCTACGGAAGCTTTGCGTCGTGTGTAG
- the ilvA gene encoding L-threonine dehydratase biosynthetic IlvA: MHSVTVEAVTAAAQRLQSVVTRTPLQLNISLSRRYKANIYLKREDLQLVRSYKLRGAYNLMSSLPQEQLDCGVVCASAGNHAQGFAFSCKALNIKGTIFMPSITPKQKITQTKMFGEDNIEIILTGDTYDDCASAAKKFTEENNMTFIHPFDDEKIIEGQATVGYEICEQLKDIDYVIVPIGGGGLCAGAGSYIKTISPATKIIGTEPEGAPSMTEALKAGHPVELNNIDRFVDGAAVKRVGDITFAICQDILDNVILVPEGEICTTILELYNRDAIVVEPAGALSIAALDFLKDDIEGKNVVCIVSGSNNDIDRMQEIKERSLQYEGLKHYFLINFAQRPGALKQFVNNVLGPDDDITRFEYMQKTNKESGPALIGIELKNKNDYNHLIERMQKLNIQFKELNKDDSLFSYLV, encoded by the coding sequence ATGCATTCCGTAACAGTCGAAGCTGTAACTGCCGCCGCACAAAGACTCCAATCCGTAGTTACCCGAACGCCCTTACAGCTGAACATATCTTTAAGTCGTCGCTATAAAGCCAATATATATTTAAAGCGCGAAGATCTTCAACTGGTACGATCATATAAGCTACGCGGTGCTTATAACTTGATGAGCTCTTTGCCTCAAGAACAACTCGACTGTGGAGTGGTGTGTGCCAGTGCAGGTAATCATGCACAAGGATTTGCTTTCAGCTGCAAAGCCCTCAATATTAAAGGCACCATTTTTATGCCTTCCATTACTCCCAAGCAGAAAATTACACAAACCAAAATGTTTGGTGAGGACAATATTGAAATTATCCTCACTGGTGATACCTATGACGACTGTGCCAGTGCTGCCAAAAAGTTTACGGAAGAAAACAACATGACCTTTATCCATCCTTTTGATGATGAAAAAATAATCGAAGGACAGGCTACTGTGGGATATGAAATATGTGAACAACTGAAAGATATCGATTACGTCATTGTTCCTATTGGCGGTGGAGGCCTCTGTGCGGGTGCTGGCAGCTATATCAAAACAATCAGTCCTGCCACTAAAATCATCGGCACCGAACCAGAAGGCGCTCCTTCCATGACGGAAGCACTGAAAGCCGGCCATCCCGTTGAATTAAACAACATCGACCGCTTTGTGGATGGTGCAGCTGTAAAACGAGTAGGTGATATAACTTTTGCAATTTGCCAGGACATTCTTGATAATGTAATTCTAGTGCCGGAAGGGGAAATATGCACCACCATTCTGGAACTGTACAATAGAGATGCTATTGTTGTAGAACCTGCCGGCGCACTTTCTATTGCAGCCCTTGATTTCTTAAAGGACGATATAGAAGGTAAGAATGTAGTATGCATTGTAAGTGGTAGCAATAATGATATCGACCGCATGCAGGAAATCAAAGAGCGTAGCTTACAGTATGAAGGATTAAAACATTACTTTCTTATCAACTTTGCACAAAGACCCGGTGCTTTAAAACAGTTTGTAAATAATGTACTGGGACCAGACGATGATATCACACGCTTTGAATACATGCAAAAGACTAATAAAGAAAGTGGGCCGGCACTCATTGGCATTGAATTGAAAAACAAAAACGATTACAACCACCTCATCGAGCGCATGCAAAAACTGAATATACAGTTTAAAGAACTAAACAAAGACGACTCTTTATTCAGCTACCTAGTATAA
- the rhaS_2 gene encoding HTH-type transcriptional activator RhaS, with protein MPSNIEIKDKAKDSTGIKVQTFRKNIRKTNPHKHNSYLELIYLSQGKGSHTIDAETFPIEPPVLFVIRQDQLHFWDITVEPEGFVLILKKEFAEQYFDPELKYLFTQLHQYTKLSEPSQEAPSISHIFHLLEEELKLNTYPDITFLSLLKALLAKVLRTASVSKPQAGSLYASFIQLLISSKNQMNTVSHYAKLLHTTPQNLNAACKKETGKAAAEIIASHVIAEATRLLLYTQLSISEIAYLLNFKDNSHFSKYYKKNTGTTPSFLRKHP; from the coding sequence ATGCCATCGAATATCGAAATCAAAGACAAAGCCAAGGATAGCACAGGGATAAAGGTTCAAACTTTTAGAAAAAATATTAGAAAAACCAACCCTCACAAGCATAATAGCTACTTGGAATTAATCTACTTATCTCAAGGAAAAGGTTCGCATACTATAGATGCTGAAACCTTCCCTATTGAGCCACCCGTTCTTTTTGTAATCAGACAGGATCAATTACATTTTTGGGATATCACAGTAGAACCCGAAGGATTTGTACTTATTCTTAAAAAAGAATTTGCAGAACAATATTTTGACCCGGAATTAAAATATTTATTTACCCAACTTCATCAATACACCAAATTAAGTGAACCTTCTCAGGAAGCACCATCTATTAGCCACATCTTTCATCTGTTGGAAGAGGAGCTAAAATTGAATACTTATCCCGATATCACATTTTTAAGTCTTCTCAAAGCCTTACTTGCAAAAGTGTTGCGTACAGCATCAGTGTCAAAACCTCAGGCCGGAAGTTTGTATGCTTCATTTATCCAACTACTGATCTCATCCAAAAATCAGATGAATACAGTATCACATTATGCAAAGCTACTTCATACCACACCACAAAATCTAAATGCTGCCTGCAAAAAAGAAACGGGCAAGGCTGCAGCAGAAATAATTGCTTCACATGTAATCGCAGAAGCGACAAGGCTTTTGTTATACACCCAACTATCTATTTCGGAAATTGCATACCTCCTTAACTTTAAAGACAACTCACACTTTTCTAAATATTATAAGAAAAATACAGGCACCACGCCTTCTTTCTTAAGAAAGCATCCATAA